DNA sequence from the Leptospira limi genome:
AATGTATTAGCCGAAAAGATAAAATTTCCTGCAGGTTATCATTTTACTTTAGGTGGAGAATTTGAAAAATTTGAATCGGCAACCAATACTTTGTTAGTTGTGGTTCCAATCACACTATTGATAATTTTTTTGATTTTATACTTTGCATTTAACGAAGTTATGTCAGCGTTTATCATTTTTCTCAATGTTCCATTCGCCATTACTGGAGGAATTTTGGCATTGTATTTAAGAAATTTACCATTCAGTATCTCTGCTGGTGTTGGATTCATTGCTCTATTCGGTATCGCAGTCTTAAATGGTTTGGTATTAATTAGTTTTATCAAATCGCTTGAGCATCATGGTAAAAAATTGGAAGATGCAATTAAAGAAGCAGCGATTTCTAGGCTTCGACCTGTTCTGACTACAGCACTCCTTGCGTCCATTGGATTTATTCCAATGGCAATTAGTACATCACCAGGTGCCGAAGTACAACGACCATTGGCAACTGTCGTGATTGGAGGGTTAATCACTGCAAGTGGATTAACCCTATTCGTTTTACCGATTGTTTATTTAAAGTTTTTTGCGAAAAAGTCTTTCATACTTTCGAAAGAAGCGTAATCTGCTTTTTCATTGTAAGCTAGACCAGGTAATCCATGTTTTTCAGCACCTGGTCGAGTGAAACCATGAACTGCGCCTGGATGTGAAACAAACGTTACTGGAGCCTTTGCTTCGGTAATTGTTTTTACAAACGTTTCTACAACATTTTTTGGTATAAAAGGATCATCTGCTCCATGGTGAACTAAAACTTTACTTTTAATTTTTTTAACACCAGTTGCTAAATTTTTGCTTCCTAACATTCCATGAAAAGAAACAACTCCACCTTTCAGATCAGCGCCATCTAATGCAAGTTCAATGACACCGCCTCCACCAAAACAATATCCAATCGCACCAATTTTAGTAGAATCAACATTTGGATTTGATTTTAAAATATCGATTGCTTTGTAGATTTTTTTAAGGAGAACTTTTGGATCACCATTTGCACTTGAAAGTTTTCCCGCTTCCACATGGTCTTTTGCGAGAATCCCTTTTCCATATACGTCCATAACAAAAGCAACATAACCTAAATCTGCTAATTGTTTTGCTCTTTGTTTTGGATACTCATTGACACCCCACCACTCGTGAATCACGAGAATTCCAGGTCGTTTGCCAGTGATACTTGAATCAACAGCCATAAAACCTTCGTATGTCTTGCCATCCAATTTATATTCCAACGGACTCAAAGTGACAGTTGATTTGACTGGCAGTTCAGAAGTCGGTAGTGAACTACACTGGAACGCCAACATCATTGCTAATATGGAAAGGAACAGTTTCATAAATCTCCTTTTGATCCTTGAAATGGATTAGAATCCAAAGATCAACTTTTCCAATCTTAGATATAAACTGAGGTGATGAAAGTAGAAATTTTATCTGATTCAATACATAAATTGATATAAATTTTGTTGCTTTTGGGATTCTCAAATAAAAGTATTTGGATCCTTTCCCATTTCAGTATATTTTTTTAACTTTCGATTTACTATTTTTCGACAATTTCTCCCACACCCAAGAAACCGATCGGTCTACTTTATTCATTTCCGCAGAGAACCGATCGGTTCACAAAACTTTCAAAAATGATATTTTTTTGTTAGTTGGTTTTTTTTTATCGCAAGACCTTGCTTCGTTTTATCTTTTTGACCTGAGGATAAAAAATGATCCAAAATAATTACTTCCAAAGCAACGAAGACTTAAAAGAACATTTCTATGATTTAATTAATTGGAATGAAATTGTACCTATATACGAAAATCAGTTCTCCGATGCGAAACTTTATGAATCTACAAAAAATATCAGATTAGAAATGGCTCCGACATCTGTCGAAGAAGCAATCGCTTATTATGAAGAGATACTCAAGTCTTGTGGTGAAATTAGTGGAATGTATGTCTCACAAGTTGCCTCTACAGTTGATGCAAAAGGCTTAAAATTTGAAAATGGAGATGTGGTCCATCCAAAAGAGATGGTCGATGTCATTCAAATGTATCATGATGCTGGACTAGGACCTGCTGCCTTTAAACGTAAATATGGTGGACTTGGAGTACCAAGTATCATCAAAGCGATGATCGCAGAGATCATGTACCGATCTGATAGTTCCATCACCATTGCTGTTGGTAGTATGGGACTTGCGGCAATCTTAGAAGTATGTGCATCAGAGGAGATGAAACAGGAATGGATTCCAAAACTCATTTCAGGTAACTATACAGTCACGATGGGGTTATCAGAACCTGACTTTGGTTCCGACTTACCCAATATCACAACCAAGGCAGTAAAAAATGGAGAAGAATGGTTACTCAATGGTACCAAACGTTTCCAAACTGTAGCTTGTGGTATCAATGGAAGCCCTGGCATTACACTTACATTAGCAAGAACAGGTACGCAAGAAAGTGGAGCAAGAGGTTTATCTTTTTTTATTGTTGAAAACAAAGATTACCAAATCCAAGGGATCGAAAAAAAATTAGGGATCAAAGCATCTGCCACTTGCGAAACTGTATTTGAAAATAGCAAAGGCCATTTAGTTGGAAAAGAAGGTTTTGGTCTTGTAAAATATGTGATGGGTATGTTAAACGGAGCTCGACTCAGTGTTTCTTCTCAAGGAACTGGAATTGTAACAGCAGCATTTGAAGAAGCACTGAAGTATGCAAACGAACGAATTCAATTTGGAAAGCCAATTTATGAAATCCCAGCTGTAAAAAGAATGTTAGATCGTATGGAGAGAGAACTTGCTGGTATGCGTTGTCTCATGGTGGAAGCTGCCTATTCTGTTGATAAATATTATTGGTATGAAGATGGCCGAGAAGTTTCAACGGAAGAAAGTAAAACAGCAAAATTTTGGGAGAAAGTTGCGAACACACTCACACCAATTTCCAAGTATTATAACTCAGAAATGTGCAATGACTTAGTTTATGACGGATTACAGGTATTAGGTGGATCAGGTTATACAGAAGATTATGATCTTTCAAGATTATATCGCGACGCAAGGATTACAAATATTTATGATGGAACTACACAAATACAAGTAAATGCAGCAATCGGTGGAATTACGTCTGGGATGAGTGGAACGGGAACGTTTCGTGCTTATTTAGACCATTTAGCAAAAGGTTCAGAAGGAAACAAATCACTCTCTGAGATACGGAATCTTTTTGAATCGGTAGTTGATACTTTCAAATTGATCCAAGACCAGGGAACAAAAGAAGCGTATAGTTTTGAAGTCGTTGAATCAGCAGCTCGAGTGGTGATCGGATACTTAATGGAACGAAGTAAAAACAAATCAAAATCTAGAAAAGAACTTCGAACAAAATGGTGCAAAGAATTTCACAATGACAGTTATGCGATTCTTACAGCCAACCATATCAAATTAAAATCGGCATAAAAAAAAGGGCCCTCCATGATAGAGGGCCCACGAGAAAGGAAAGGAATGGTCTTCCTCCATTGCGACGGGGAGGAAAACCAAAAGATTGTTCAGATTAAGTGAGTGATATTGTTTTCTCTTCTGTTGGAAGAGAAACTTGGAAACTTGGTTGGCTTAAAACGATGGAAGGTTCTAAATACTTCTTACGTTTCCCCATAACCTTATTTGCAATGTGATCAGGGAATGAATAGGCAATGATTCGTTTCCATACAGATCCAAATTGTTTCACAAAACTTCCAGTGTTATAGTGTTGTCCATACTTTGCACAAATTTCTTTTAATCTTGGTGCAACTTCACGGTAACGTTTTGCTGGCATATCAGGAAACATATGGTGTTCGATCTGATGGCTCAAATGACCTGTCATTGTATAAAACAAATTATTTCCTTCAAGATTAGAAGAACCTTTCAATTGTCTTAAATACCATTGTGCTTTTGTCTCACCTGCTATTTCTTCAGTGGTAAAGGATTCTGCGTTTTCAGTAAAATGTCCGCAAAAAATCACAGCGTAAGTCCAAAGGTTTCTGATTAAGTTTGCTAATAAATTTCCTAATATAACTTTTGGAAAATTTAAACCAGCAAGTGCAGGAAACAAAATATAATCTTTCAACATTTGAAGTTCAATTTTCTTAAAGAAAACTGCTTTGTAATCTTTCAAAGTTTTTTTCTTTCTTAACTTTTTAGGAGTCTCTAAGTATTCAACTCGGTAACCATGTGCACCGATTCCCCATTGGAAATTTAATGCTAAGAATAAATTTGTAAAAGGTTGTGTTAGGTGGACTGGTTTCCACTTTTGACCTTCTGTTAATCTTGTAAAATTATACCCATAGTCATGATCTTTGTTCAAAACATTGGTATAAGTATGGTGCATATAATTATGGTAAAACTTCCATTGGTGTGCATTACAAACGATATCCCACTCAAAGGTTCTGGAATTAAACTTTGGATCGTTCATCCAATCATATTGTCCATGGAGAACGTTATGACCTAACTCCATATTATTAATGATTTTGGAAATTGATAACAACAATGTTCCAGCCACAAAGGAAATTGGTTCGAAACTAAAGTGAATCAATCCTCTTCCTAAAACTTCAGTGTATCTGTATGTTTTATAGATAAATCGGATGTGATCTGCATCTTCCTTTCCTACTTTTGCCATCACTTCTTCTCGAAGTGAATCAACTTCTTTTCCAAATGCTTCTATTTCTTCTTTGTTTAATTTTTTGCTAATCGTTCTCATTTTATTATCCTATGATAAATTCTTTTCTTAATTGTCTTAATTTAAAGTTCGAGTTCCAAATTGGATTCAGCTCGTGACACACAGATTTGAATATTTTCTTCACCTAACTGTGATTTTTCACCGTTTGATAAATCTGTTACGGAACCAGCCTGTTTTTTACATACACATGTATGGCAAATCCCCATACGACATCCACTTTGAGGGTAAATTCCTTGTTCTTCGAGTTCATCAAGGATGGAACGTTCACCTTTTACTTGGATGGTTTTGTGACTAAGAGACAAGTATACATCTACGGTTCCCTCTTTTTTCACATTTGTAAGGTTTTGACCTGGTAAGAGGAAAAGTTCAGATTTTACAGGTAAACCTTCCAAAAGGGAAAGTGCTTTTGTTTGCATTGGTGATGGACCACAAACATAAACAGATGTCGATTTTAGATTCGGAACATACTGATCCAAAATTTCTTTTGTTAAAAAACCAGAAACATAACCTTCTTTTGGAACATCAGAAAGTATGTATTGTACGGTTAACCATTGATTGTTTTTTTCTAATAAATCAATTGATGATTTTAGTATGATATCGTCTACCGAACGAACAAAATACAATAGTGTCACTTTGCCGTTATAGTTTAATGCTTGTAAGTCTTTTAAAATCGAATGGATGGGAGTGATTCCACTTCCACCTGCTAATAAAAGTAATTCTTTTGGAAGTTCTTTGGAGAGAACAAATTCGCCTGAAGCTTCTCCTAAGTCTAAAATATCTCCCTTCTTAGTGTTTTGATTCAAAAAGTTTGAAACCAAACCACCCTTTTGGCGTTTAACAGTGATTTGTAAATATTTTTCATTTGGATGAGAAGACAAAGAGTAAAACCGAGTAACTCGTCTTCCAGCAATTTCAACTGTCACAGGAACGTGTTGGCCAGATAAAAAACCTTTCCATAACCAGTTTGGTTTTAAGACAAAAGTTTTTGCATCAGCTGTTTCTTCTTTGATGTCGATTACTTTTGCTTTTGTTGTAGTGACAGAAAACCTAGGATTCAATTCGCCTAGGAGAAAATCTGCCCACTCTTTCGGTTGAAGGAAGTTTAGAAATTCCTTCGGTTGGTTGTAGATAAAAGGAAATGTTTTCATTTTCGCCTCTTTTTCGCTTTTAAGTGAACACGTGTTCACGGAGTTATCTAATAGTGTTAACTTACAACGTTCAATATGTCAACCCAAATCAGGCAAATTTTCCTTGCTTTTCAAAAAAAAGTGAACAATCGTTTACTCAGTTTATCACCCCAGTATGAACAAACGCGACACTCAAAAGCAAAAAACCCACTCTCAACTTCTGGAAAGTGCCCTACAATTGATGGGAGAAGAGAAAGGATTGGGTGATTTGAGCCTACGAGAGGTCACTGCACATGCTGGAATTGTTCCGGCAGCGTTCTACCGCCACTTTAAGTCCATGGAAGAATTAGGGCTGCATTTAGTGGAAGAATGTGGGGAAAGGATCCAACTCATTGTCGGTGATGCCAGAAACAAGGGAGCCTATCGTTCGGCACTACAACTCACCATTGGGTATTTTTTTGACTACGTGACCCATAACAGGTCCTTGTTTCGGTTCATTGCCAGGGAAAGGACAGGTGGGAATCGTAAAATTCGTGAGAACATTCGGGAAGCCATGCGGAGGATTGCCCATGAATTGGCCAAGGACATGCGAATGCCCAAATTGATTTCGATGGATGATACATTATTTGCTTCGGAACTCATTGTGAGTATCTGTTTCCAAATGGCTTCTGATTATTTGGATTTAGAAGATGATGCACACTCAGAGATGAGAAAGTTAAAATTACAAACGATCAAACAAGTCCGTCTCGTGTTCATTGGAACAATCCGCGGTAGAAAACAAAGGAACAGATGAGTTTCTAAAACAAAAAAGAATTCAGATCGAACTTACGTAAAAAGGCATCAATTATTCTTTGTTGTGTAATGGAAAAGATATGATGATGTTCAAACCTTCTCCTTTTTTGGAAACCGAAGAAAAAACACCTTTGAGTTGAGAAGTCAAACTTCGGATAAGCTCGTAACCAAAATGATTTCCTTTTTCAATATTGACTGATTCTGGTAATCCAACTCCATCATCTCCAACTGTTAACATGACATTTTGATTAGAGATAGACAAATGGATTCGAATATCTCCACCTTTCTCATTTGGATAAGCATACTTTAAGGCATTTGTCAAAAGTTCATTTAAGATCAATCCTAATGGCAGAGTACGTTTTAGGTCTAACCGAATGTCTTCCAGTTTCACATCAAAACGAATTTTACTTGGATTCAGAACAAAAATATCATGCAAACTGTAAACTAAGTCTTCAATGTATTTACGAAGATCAACAGATTCCAAGTCTTCTGATTGGTATAAATTTTCGTATACCTTTGACATCGACATGATCCGTGACTGTGCATTTAAAAAAGATTGTTTCGCGAGTTCATTTTCAACTTTAAAAGATTCTAGATTGAGTAATCCAGAAATAATCGCCAAAGTATTTTTCACGCGGTGTTGTAATTCTTTTAACAGAACATCTTTTTCTTCGAGTGATTTTGCTAATTTACCTTCAATATCCAAAATCTTAGTAACATCAAGATTAAACCAAAGGATAAATCGTTCCCCTGCAATTTCAATTGCCTGGCTAAAAACAAGAACTTCATGATGGACTCCATCCGAGTGATGGATTGACATTCTTTCCCCTGACAAACGACCATTTTCTCTATAAATTTCGTTTAATTTCTCAATTTGAACAGGATTACTCCAGGCTTTAAACTCATCTGTTTTGCGACCTATCACTTGTGATTTTTGAAAGCGAAAAATGGATTCCATCGCAGGGTTGATATCGAGATAGGTTCCATCTTTTATGGTAGAGATAGCCATTGCAATTGGGCTGAGTTGGAACACTTTTGCATATAGACTTTCACTATCTTTGGGTGGAACAAGAACTGGAGTCTCTGGATTCTCTCGAAAAACAATTACAATCCCATTTAAATTTTTGTTTGAATCTAAAATTGGAGAAATCGTTTCTGTAACGTTTATTTCTCGACCTTTACTTGAGATGATGATTAAATTATTTCTTCTTTTCGATTCTAAAAATTGATCGTTCTCATTATTAAATGAATAAGAAACGCGCATACGTGATTCTGCTTGTACCAAAAACAAAAACGAAGACAAATCCTTATTCATCAATTCGTTCTTATGGTAACCTAACATATTTAAGGCTTTTTCATTAATTTCCCTGATTTTTCCTTCTGGAGTTAAAACAATAAGTCCATCACCCATTGCTTCAAACGTAATCCTAAGTTCTTTTTCTCGGAATGCCAAACTTTGTTCTGCCGCATGAAGTTTTAGAGCAGACTTAATCATACATTCTAAAATGTCAGGGCTTGTAATTTTGGGAATAAAACCATAATGTTTTAAGTCAGCCACTCGATTTAAAATTTTTTGGTCAGAATATCCGCTCACAAATAAAATAGGAACTTCTTTGATTTCTAATATTTTTTTGGCTAATTGGATTCCATCTAGCTCATCAGATAAATTAATATCCATTAGTATCAGATCAA
Encoded proteins:
- a CDS encoding fatty acid desaturase family protein produces the protein MRTISKKLNKEEIEAFGKEVDSLREEVMAKVGKEDADHIRFIYKTYRYTEVLGRGLIHFSFEPISFVAGTLLLSISKIINNMELGHNVLHGQYDWMNDPKFNSRTFEWDIVCNAHQWKFYHNYMHHTYTNVLNKDHDYGYNFTRLTEGQKWKPVHLTQPFTNLFLALNFQWGIGAHGYRVEYLETPKKLRKKKTLKDYKAVFFKKIELQMLKDYILFPALAGLNFPKVILGNLLANLIRNLWTYAVIFCGHFTENAESFTTEEIAGETKAQWYLRQLKGSSNLEGNNLFYTMTGHLSHQIEHHMFPDMPAKRYREVAPRLKEICAKYGQHYNTGSFVKQFGSVWKRIIAYSFPDHIANKVMGKRKKYLEPSIVLSQPSFQVSLPTEEKTISLT
- a CDS encoding TetR family transcriptional regulator; this encodes MNKRDTQKQKTHSQLLESALQLMGEEKGLGDLSLREVTAHAGIVPAAFYRHFKSMEELGLHLVEECGERIQLIVGDARNKGAYRSALQLTIGYFFDYVTHNRSLFRFIARERTGGNRKIRENIREAMRRIAHELAKDMRMPKLISMDDTLFASELIVSICFQMASDYLDLEDDAHSEMRKLKLQTIKQVRLVFIGTIRGRKQRNR
- a CDS encoding dienelactone hydrolase family protein; translated protein: MKLFLSILAMMLAFQCSSLPTSELPVKSTVTLSPLEYKLDGKTYEGFMAVDSSITGKRPGILVIHEWWGVNEYPKQRAKQLADLGYVAFVMDVYGKGILAKDHVEAGKLSSANGDPKVLLKKIYKAIDILKSNPNVDSTKIGAIGYCFGGGGVIELALDGADLKGGVVSFHGMLGSKNLATGVKKIKSKVLVHHGADDPFIPKNVVETFVKTITEAKAPVTFVSHPGAVHGFTRPGAEKHGLPGLAYNEKADYASFESMKDFFAKNFK
- a CDS encoding acyl-CoA dehydrogenase family protein, coding for MIQNNYFQSNEDLKEHFYDLINWNEIVPIYENQFSDAKLYESTKNIRLEMAPTSVEEAIAYYEEILKSCGEISGMYVSQVASTVDAKGLKFENGDVVHPKEMVDVIQMYHDAGLGPAAFKRKYGGLGVPSIIKAMIAEIMYRSDSSITIAVGSMGLAAILEVCASEEMKQEWIPKLISGNYTVTMGLSEPDFGSDLPNITTKAVKNGEEWLLNGTKRFQTVACGINGSPGITLTLARTGTQESGARGLSFFIVENKDYQIQGIEKKLGIKASATCETVFENSKGHLVGKEGFGLVKYVMGMLNGARLSVSSQGTGIVTAAFEEALKYANERIQFGKPIYEIPAVKRMLDRMERELAGMRCLMVEAAYSVDKYYWYEDGREVSTEESKTAKFWEKVANTLTPISKYYNSEMCNDLVYDGLQVLGGSGYTEDYDLSRLYRDARITNIYDGTTQIQVNAAIGGITSGMSGTGTFRAYLDHLAKGSEGNKSLSEIRNLFESVVDTFKLIQDQGTKEAYSFEVVESAARVVIGYLMERSKNKSKSRKELRTKWCKEFHNDSYAILTANHIKLKSA
- a CDS encoding PAS domain S-box protein, producing MPTTEIKHSLGHILLVEDEAILAVSQAEFLKIKGYSVQHVSNALDAIDCISSDEEVDLILMDINLSDELDGIQLAKKILEIKEVPILFVSGYSDQKILNRVADLKHYGFIPKITSPDILECMIKSALKLHAAEQSLAFREKELRITFEAMGDGLIVLTPEGKIREINEKALNMLGYHKNELMNKDLSSFLFLVQAESRMRVSYSFNNENDQFLESKRRNNLIIISSKGREINVTETISPILDSNKNLNGIVIVFRENPETPVLVPPKDSESLYAKVFQLSPIAMAISTIKDGTYLDINPAMESIFRFQKSQVIGRKTDEFKAWSNPVQIEKLNEIYRENGRLSGERMSIHHSDGVHHEVLVFSQAIEIAGERFILWFNLDVTKILDIEGKLAKSLEEKDVLLKELQHRVKNTLAIISGLLNLESFKVENELAKQSFLNAQSRIMSMSKVYENLYQSEDLESVDLRKYIEDLVYSLHDIFVLNPSKIRFDVKLEDIRLDLKRTLPLGLILNELLTNALKYAYPNEKGGDIRIHLSISNQNVMLTVGDDGVGLPESVNIEKGNHFGYELIRSLTSQLKGVFSSVSKKGEGLNIIISFPLHNKE
- a CDS encoding flavin reductase family protein, yielding MKTFPFIYNQPKEFLNFLQPKEWADFLLGELNPRFSVTTTKAKVIDIKEETADAKTFVLKPNWLWKGFLSGQHVPVTVEIAGRRVTRFYSLSSHPNEKYLQITVKRQKGGLVSNFLNQNTKKGDILDLGEASGEFVLSKELPKELLLLAGGSGITPIHSILKDLQALNYNGKVTLLYFVRSVDDIILKSSIDLLEKNNQWLTVQYILSDVPKEGYVSGFLTKEILDQYVPNLKSTSVYVCGPSPMQTKALSLLEGLPVKSELFLLPGQNLTNVKKEGTVDVYLSLSHKTIQVKGERSILDELEEQGIYPQSGCRMGICHTCVCKKQAGSVTDLSNGEKSQLGEENIQICVSRAESNLELEL